CTCGGTGATGATCACCTTGCCGGGCCTCGCCAGCAGGCAGTCCTCGTTGAACAGCAGCGCGTTGTTGATGAAGTCGGCGACGTAAGGCCGCTGGTGCTCGTCGTGAACCGGCAGTTTCTTGTATTTCCCTTGCTCCCAGCCCACGTCCGGGGTCCACGGCGTCTTGCGGCCGATCATGAACACCACCCGGCCACGGCTCCAGTAGGGAAAGACGATCCGGCGCTCGAAAAATGGCGTCAGGCCGTCCTGGCTGGTGGGACGGAAAGCGCCGGTGGCGGCGAGCTCCCGTTTGGAGAAACCGTCCTCACCCCCGGTCAGTTGGGCGACCGCGCCGGACGCGTTGTCCGCGTAGCCGATCAGGAGATCGTCGATGGTCTCCTCGCTCAGGGCGTATTTGGATTTCAGCCAGTCGAGGACCTCCGGCGACTCTTTGAGTCTGGCGTGGTAAAGCCTGGCCAGCGAGGTCAGCGCGTCCTTGACCCGCAGTTCGAAGGCGCGGTCGGCCTCCGTCTGGGCGAGACGCTCCTGGCTGAGGCCATAGCGCGACAGCGGCGGCAAGCCCGCCTTCTTGGCGAGATAGTCCCGGGCCTGACGGTGGCTGTCCGGCATCGGACCGGATTGCCCGGCGGTGACCGAGCCCGTCTGAATGAACTCCACGAGTTGCAGCACGTCACCGCCGACTCCGCAGCCGAAGCAGTACCAGCCCTGCTTGTCGAGCATCACGTGCAGCGCCAGGCGCGACTGGCTCTGATGGTTGGGGCAGTCGCACATCAAACGCTGACCGGTTTCCTGGGTGATCCGTCCCGGCAGGAGTTCCCGGGCCACGTCACCGATGTCCATCTCGGTGACGAGCCGGTAATACTCCCTGACGTTATCCGTTCCGCCCATGCTCATTCGGCCTCCGCGACACGGGCGGAATCGGCATCCGCGTGCTGGGCGGCGTCCAGAAACAGGGGCAGGAAGGTCCGGCGGTCATCCACCTGGCAACGCTTGGCGCAGTTCTGGATGCCCCAATGGTCGCCCAGGACAATGGCGGTGCGCCGGGCGCGGGTCACCCCGGTGTAGAGCAGGTTGCGGTGATGCATGAAGGAATGCGCCTTGTGGATCACCACGACGGCGCAGGGGAACTCGGAACCCTGGGTTTTGTGGATGGTGAGCGCATAGGCGAGCTGCAGATCCTGCAGGTCGGGCGAACCCTTCTCCAGCTCCACCGGCATGCCGTCGAAGTCGATGACCAGGGTGCCGTTCGCGAGGACATCGACCACATAGCCGATGGCCCCGTTCATCACGTTCAGATCGTAGTTGTTCCGGGTCTGGATGACCTTGTCGTGCTTGAGAAACGGGGCGCGGCGGCCCATGGCGACCGGCGGCACCTCGGTGTTCCAGAGCTTGCGCTGGATGAGCCGCTGCAGTTCCTCGTTCAGTTCCTTGGTGCCGAGCGGTCCCTTGTGGGTCGGCGTCAGCACCTGCACGTCCTTGATGATGTCGAATCCCAGGGTGTCGAGCCGCTCCTGAAACAGCTCCAGCAGGAACGAGCGTGCAGCCATCGGATCGGTGAACTGATCTACCAGGTACCAATCCCGGCATCCGGATACCGACGCCTCGCTGGTCTTGCGCACCTCGCCCTTAAGAACGGCGGTGCAGTTCTCCTTGAGGACGCCAGCCTGGCGCACGACCTTGTCGAGGATGACCGTGGGGATGGCGCGTGTCTGGATCAGATCGCGCAGTATGTTTCCGGGTCCCACCGGCGGAAGCTGGTTGTGGTCCCCGACCAGCAGCACCGTGGTCCGCGACAAATCGACCGCCTCGAACAGGTGCCAGGCCAGCGGCACGTCGACCATCGAAAACTCGTCGACCACCAAGACGTCGGCATCGATGGGATTCTCCTTGCTGCGCGAGAAACCCTTGCCGTCATAGCCGAGCAGACGGTGAATGGTGGTGCCGCTGCGACCGCTGACTTCCTCCAGGCGCTTGGCGGCCTTGCCGGTCGGCGCGGCGAGCACGACCTCCAGGTCGCTCTCCTCGCAGATGGTGTTGATGAC
This genomic interval from Desulfocurvus vexinensis DSM 17965 contains the following:
- the recD2 gene encoding SF1B family DNA helicase RecD2 — encoded protein: MPKRNESNPARLRGRIERVYYAGPKFSAGRLLTPTGEEVQFAGNLFARENQPVVLLGSWATHPKYGRQFKVDGMEHDLELDPEGLIHYLANHPEIKGIGPAKARLIVESFGDAFEETLLNDPERIALKARLPLDAARRLRDEWLKNRSVNAVMAWLSAFGLTHHQVTTLVERLGGNCLDILKEDPYILIREIRGFGFKKVDKIARKLGTPKDHTPRIRAGLNFCVREALDNGHCWIEYEDLVDQANLLLVMDALDSRVRIESALDALIEEQALACDSHGGRFVVALPEIVRMERELALLFGQAETPNPHFQSVKKLDALIRRCASTLNEKQLDAVRSALQHSISLISGGAGSGKSYTISVINTICEESDLEVVLAAPTGKAAKRLEEVSGRSGTTIHRLLGYDGKGFSRSKENPIDADVLVVDEFSMVDVPLAWHLFEAVDLSRTTVLLVGDHNQLPPVGPGNILRDLIQTRAIPTVILDKVVRQAGVLKENCTAVLKGEVRKTSEASVSGCRDWYLVDQFTDPMAARSFLLELFQERLDTLGFDIIKDVQVLTPTHKGPLGTKELNEELQRLIQRKLWNTEVPPVAMGRRAPFLKHDKVIQTRNNYDLNVMNGAIGYVVDVLANGTLVIDFDGMPVELEKGSPDLQDLQLAYALTIHKTQGSEFPCAVVVIHKAHSFMHHRNLLYTGVTRARRTAIVLGDHWGIQNCAKRCQVDDRRTFLPLFLDAAQHADADSARVAEAE